A stretch of DNA from Actinomycetota bacterium:
TGATGGATGAGGTCGGTGATCGTGCGGTGATGCGCTCCATCAACGTCGATGGGACGCAGAACGTGTTCGAGGCCGCACGACACGCAGGCGTCGCCAAGGTGGTGTACCTGTCGTCGGCCGTGGCCTACGGCGCGCACCCCGACAACGACGTCCCCCTCACCGAAGACAGCCCTCTGCGGGCCAACCCCGACTTCGCCTACGCCGAGGACAAGCTCGCGGTCGAACGGTGGCTGGAAGGCTGGCGCGACGACCACCGCGATATCGAGGTGGTCGTGTTGAGGCCCTGGATCGTGGCGGGCCGCGAGGTCGATAACTGGTTCGTCCGCCAGCTCGTCGAAGGCACCACCTTGGGTCTGCGGCGGGTGTTCAACGTCCGCGGCTACCGACCGCCGTGGCAGTTCGGCCACGTCGACGACGTGATCGCCGCGATCACCCATGCCATGCGCCACGACCTGTCGGGGCCGTACAACGTGGCGTGCGAGGGGTGGCTGTCCTACGACGAGTTCCTGGCGATCACCGGCTTGAAGCCCCTGTCGATCCCGGAGGGTCAGGCTTTCGCCCTGGCGGAGCAGCTGTGGAA
This window harbors:
- a CDS encoding NAD-dependent epimerase/dehydratase family protein codes for the protein MTDYAGRPDPAEGYAEMGTSVAITGVGGLLGQRLLAQLSTDADVERVVGLDVTLPADLPVGDTVDLQRADVRDADLATRFAGCDVVVHAAFLMDEVGDRAVMRSINVDGTQNVFEAARHAGVAKVVYLSSAVAYGAHPDNDVPLTEDSPLRANPDFAYAEDKLAVERWLEGWRDDHRDIEVVVLRPWIVAGREVDNWFVRQLVEGTTLGLRRVFNVRGYRPPWQFGHVDDVIAAITHAMRHDLSGPYNVACEGWLSYDEFLAITGLKPLSIPEGQAFALAEQLWKLDLVGGPPGAVHYVMHPIVLSVERLVATGWRPRHTNREALGELSEAHAEWLPVKHGVRVRRRDVRIGAALAGSLALLGTAAAVVGRDE